From Heliomicrobium undosum, the proteins below share one genomic window:
- a CDS encoding HyaD/HybD family hydrogenase maturation endopeptidase — protein sequence MENKQNEETKIIVMGLGNLLFTDEGLGVHAIRRIEAGYAFSPEVELIDGGTLGLILLEHLEEASHFLCIDAVNAGQAPGSLVRLEGEELPRYLGVKMSQHQMGFQEVLALASLRGTLPDQMALVGVQPESLEWGTELSPTVAATLPAVTGAVLELLGRWGVSVTPKG from the coding sequence ATGGAAAACAAGCAAAACGAGGAAACCAAGATCATCGTCATGGGCCTTGGCAACCTGCTTTTCACTGACGAGGGCCTAGGTGTCCACGCCATTCGACGGATCGAAGCCGGTTACGCTTTTTCCCCGGAGGTGGAGTTGATCGATGGGGGAACGCTGGGCCTCATCCTGCTCGAACACCTGGAAGAGGCGAGCCACTTCCTCTGCATCGATGCCGTGAACGCCGGTCAAGCGCCGGGGAGTCTCGTCCGCCTCGAAGGGGAGGAACTGCCCCGCTATCTGGGGGTGAAGATGTCCCAGCACCAGATGGGGTTTCAAGAGGTGCTGGCCCTGGCGAGCCTGCGGGGAACCCTGCCCGATCAGATGGCGCTCGTTGGCGTCCAGCCGGAAAGCCTTGAATGGGGTACAGAGCTCTCGCCGACGGTAGCGGCTACACTGCCCGCTGTGACCGGGGCGGTCTTAGAACTGCTCGGACGCTGGGGCGTTTCGGTAACGCCGAAGGGATGA
- a CDS encoding hydrogenase maturation nickel metallochaperone HypA/HybF gives MALMESLVGVLASEAPRHNIAKIKKVKLTVGALTHALPDALQFAFSVLREQPLFAPGAELEIEERETRGRCRDCGVEFAVEGNFGFLCSGCGGFAVEIIQGRELQIDYFEGD, from the coding sequence ATGGCCCTGATGGAAAGCCTCGTAGGAGTGCTGGCCAGCGAGGCGCCCCGGCACAACATCGCCAAGATCAAAAAAGTCAAGCTCACTGTCGGCGCCTTGACCCACGCCTTGCCCGATGCGCTCCAGTTCGCCTTTTCTGTCCTGCGGGAACAACCCCTCTTTGCGCCTGGCGCCGAGTTGGAGATCGAGGAGCGGGAGACGCGGGGCCGCTGCCGCGATTGCGGCGTCGAGTTCGCTGTAGAGGGAAACTTCGGCTTTCTCTGCTCCGGTTGCGGCGGCTTCGCCGTTGAAATTATCCAGGGCCGGGAGTTGCAAATCGACTACTTTGAGGGTGACTGA
- the hypB gene encoding hydrogenase nickel incorporation protein HypB: protein MQIKLGQNLLGANAAIAGEIRRLMEEKGILLLNLMSSPGAGKTTLLEKTLAALKDRLRLAVIEGDVATTKDAERIARLGIPVVQINTHGACHLDAAMVRDVLPAFDLDGLDLLIVENVGNLVCPAEFDLGEAMKVVVLSTTEGNDKVPKYPLMFREAGALLLNKIDLLPFTDFHLDELADDLGRIHPGLPRFDLSARTGEGMDRWSEWLLAQVEERRRR from the coding sequence ATGCAGATCAAGTTGGGCCAAAACCTGCTCGGCGCCAATGCGGCCATCGCCGGCGAGATCCGCCGGCTGATGGAGGAAAAAGGGATACTCCTGCTCAACCTGATGAGTTCGCCCGGCGCCGGCAAGACGACGCTGCTGGAAAAGACGCTGGCCGCCCTAAAGGACCGCCTGCGCCTCGCCGTCATCGAGGGCGATGTGGCGACGACGAAGGACGCCGAACGGATCGCCCGTCTCGGCATCCCTGTCGTTCAGATCAACACCCACGGCGCCTGTCACCTCGACGCCGCCATGGTGCGCGACGTGCTGCCCGCCTTTGACCTGGACGGCCTCGACCTGTTGATCGTGGAGAACGTGGGCAATCTCGTCTGCCCCGCTGAGTTTGATCTGGGGGAGGCCATGAAGGTCGTCGTACTGTCCACGACGGAGGGCAACGACAAGGTGCCCAAGTATCCGCTCATGTTCCGGGAGGCCGGCGCCCTACTCCTCAATAAGATCGACCTGTTGCCGTTCACCGATTTTCACCTCGACGAACTGGCCGACGATCTGGGACGGATCCACCCCGGCCTGCCCCGTTTTGATCTGTCGGCCCGCACGGGGGAAGGGATGGACCGCTGGAGCGAGTGGTTGCTGGCTCAAGTGGAGGAGCGCCGCCGGCGATGA
- a CDS encoding nickel-dependent hydrogenase large subunit: protein MAERIVVDPVTRIEGHLRVEAKVEGGKIVDAVSAGTMIRGLEIILRDRDPRDAWALVQRICGVCTTIHALASVRSVEDALKIRIPKNAELIRNIMFTALYVHDHVVHFYHLHAPDWVDIPNALKADPAATAQLAQSISRWPKSTAGYFKDVQTKLKTFVDSGQLGIFANAYWGHPAYKLPPEANLMAVAHYLEALSWQKEIVKIHTIFGGKNPHPNYVVGGMASAIDINSDNALNIERFNMIGRLIDEAMEFVEQVYIPDLLAIASFYKDTAAYGGGVGNFLCYGDLPTTHINDPAGFLFPRGVILNKNLGEVLDVDPRDPEQILEYTDHSWYKNSKSGLHPWDGETNINYTGPKPPYKTLDESGAFNQAYSWLKSPRWKEKSVEVGPLARMLVAYAKKDCKAHDLVKSEVDKVLGGLGVGPEALFSTLGRTAARGIETKLCATWLKQFYNELLANIKSGDQTTFNKERWEPSTWDKDCKGVGISEAPRGALGHWCHIQNGKLANYQCVVPTTWNGSPKDHKNQPGAIEAALIGTPLAKPEEPVELLRTIHSFDPCLACAAHLTDTENREITTIDVLR from the coding sequence ATGGCAGAACGCATCGTCGTCGACCCTGTCACACGGATTGAAGGCCACCTGCGCGTCGAAGCCAAGGTAGAGGGCGGTAAGATCGTCGATGCCGTCAGCGCCGGCACCATGATCCGCGGCCTGGAAATCATCCTGCGCGACCGCGATCCTCGCGACGCCTGGGCGCTCGTCCAGCGCATCTGCGGCGTCTGCACCACTATTCATGCCCTCGCCTCGGTGCGGTCCGTGGAAGATGCCCTCAAGATCCGCATCCCCAAAAACGCCGAACTGATCCGCAACATCATGTTCACCGCCCTCTATGTCCATGATCATGTGGTCCATTTCTACCACCTGCACGCGCCCGACTGGGTCGACATCCCGAACGCCCTGAAGGCCGATCCGGCCGCCACGGCCCAACTGGCTCAGAGCATCTCCCGCTGGCCCAAATCGACGGCCGGCTACTTCAAGGACGTCCAGACGAAGCTGAAGACCTTCGTCGACAGCGGCCAGCTCGGCATCTTCGCCAACGCTTACTGGGGTCATCCGGCCTACAAGCTGCCGCCGGAAGCCAACCTGATGGCGGTGGCCCACTACCTGGAGGCGCTCTCCTGGCAGAAGGAGATCGTCAAAATCCACACCATCTTCGGCGGCAAGAACCCTCACCCGAACTATGTCGTCGGCGGCATGGCCTCGGCCATCGACATCAACAGCGACAACGCCCTCAACATCGAGCGCTTCAACATGATCGGCCGCCTGATCGACGAGGCCATGGAGTTTGTCGAACAGGTCTACATCCCCGATCTGCTGGCCATCGCCTCCTTTTACAAGGACACAGCGGCCTATGGCGGCGGCGTGGGCAACTTCCTCTGCTACGGCGACCTGCCCACCACCCATATCAACGACCCGGCGGGCTTCCTCTTCCCGCGCGGCGTCATCCTCAACAAAAACCTGGGCGAGGTTCTCGACGTGGATCCCCGCGATCCCGAGCAGATCCTGGAATACACGGACCACTCCTGGTATAAAAACTCCAAGAGCGGCCTCCATCCCTGGGACGGCGAGACGAACATCAACTACACCGGTCCGAAGCCTCCCTATAAGACCCTCGACGAGTCGGGCGCCTTCAACCAGGCCTACTCCTGGCTCAAATCGCCCCGCTGGAAAGAAAAATCCGTCGAGGTCGGCCCCCTGGCTCGCATGCTCGTCGCCTACGCCAAGAAAGACTGCAAGGCCCACGACCTCGTCAAGAGCGAAGTCGACAAGGTCCTCGGCGGCCTCGGCGTCGGTCCCGAAGCCCTCTTCTCGACCCTCGGCCGGACGGCGGCTCGCGGCATCGAGACGAAGCTTTGCGCCACTTGGCTGAAGCAGTTCTACAACGAACTGCTCGCCAACATCAAGAGCGGCGACCAGACCACCTTCAACAAGGAGCGCTGGGAGCCCTCGACCTGGGACAAGGACTGCAAGGGCGTCGGTATCTCCGAAGCGCCCCGCGGCGCTCTCGGCCACTGGTGCCATATTCAAAACGGCAAACTCGCCAACTACCAGTGCGTCGTCCCGACGACCTGGAACGGCTCCCCGAAAGACCACAAGAACCAGCCCGGCGCCATCGAGGCGGCCCTCATCGGCACGCCCCTGGCCAAACCGGAGGAACCGGTCGAACTGCTGCGGACGATCCACTCCTTCGACCCCTGTCTGGCCTGCGCTGCCCACCTTACAGACACGGAGAACCGGGAGATCACCACAATCGATGTCTTGCGGTAA
- the cybH gene encoding Ni/Fe-hydrogenase, b-type cytochrome subunit, producing MKDMKTGLRCLQTVYVWELPVRFYHWVNALCIVILMATGLYIGSPALKPTVVNGEATTVFWMGKSFMWHIAAGYVFIAIYHFRLYWAFVGNEYARSHHWPWQKEFWQEFFDVLLSYLFLKHHHDEHLGHNPVANLAYFGFIMVGSIFMSVTGLAMYGELHPNGMISAAFGWVFTLLGQSFTVHMLHRLMAWGIVAFIIVHLYLSIRHDMFARNGTLSSMVSGYKFDCQENSKA from the coding sequence ATGAAAGATATGAAAACCGGCCTGCGCTGCCTGCAGACGGTCTATGTCTGGGAACTGCCGGTCCGGTTCTACCATTGGGTGAACGCCCTCTGCATCGTCATCCTCATGGCGACAGGCCTTTACATCGGCAGCCCGGCCCTCAAGCCAACGGTCGTCAACGGCGAGGCGACAACCGTCTTCTGGATGGGCAAGTCCTTCATGTGGCACATCGCCGCCGGCTACGTCTTTATCGCCATCTACCACTTCCGCCTCTACTGGGCCTTCGTGGGCAACGAGTATGCCCGCAGCCATCACTGGCCCTGGCAGAAGGAGTTCTGGCAAGAGTTTTTTGACGTGCTCCTCAGTTACCTCTTTCTGAAACACCACCACGATGAACACCTGGGCCACAACCCGGTCGCCAACCTGGCCTACTTCGGTTTCATCATGGTCGGCTCCATCTTCATGTCGGTGACCGGACTGGCCATGTACGGCGAGCTTCATCCCAACGGGATGATCAGCGCCGCCTTCGGCTGGGTCTTCACCCTCCTGGGGCAGAGCTTCACCGTGCACATGCTGCACCGGCTGATGGCCTGGGGGATCGTGGCATTTATCATCGTCCACCTCTACCTGTCCATCCGCCACGACATGTTCGCCCGCAACGGCACCCTCTCTTCCATGGTCAGCGGCTACAAGTTCGACTGCCAGGAGAACAGCAAGGCCTAG